In Pseudomonas sp. ADAK18, a single window of DNA contains:
- a CDS encoding ribonuclease E inhibitor RraB, whose product MSTAYQEDISTNVLRRMKEGGFDFSRFHPIEFYAIFPDEARARRAAGRFRGESLNAQVSVRDDGAWYLELSKVMFATYDGIGDFEQDFEAVVEPLGGIIEGWGVKQEVRGLPM is encoded by the coding sequence ATGAGCACAGCCTATCAAGAAGACATCAGCACCAACGTGTTGCGCCGCATGAAAGAGGGCGGCTTTGACTTCTCACGTTTCCACCCCATCGAGTTCTACGCCATTTTTCCGGATGAAGCCCGGGCGCGCAGGGCTGCGGGTCGATTTCGTGGGGAATCCCTCAATGCCCAGGTGAGCGTGCGGGACGACGGCGCCTGGTACCTGGAACTGAGCAAAGTAATGTTCGCCACCTACGACGGCATAGGAGACTTTGAGCAAGACTTTGAGGCGGTGGTCGAGCCTCTGGGCGGGATCATCGAGGGATGGGGCGTGAAGCAGGAGGTGCGTGGGTTACCCATGTAG
- a CDS encoding START domain-containing protein, which translates to MGSLKRMAVLCGFTVLFAAAAQAEDWQTAKDEDGIKVSLSEIAGSKYKAYRGVTVIKAPLAKIQALQEDVAGACSWIHECKSQKLLKQEGDKSWTYTQFKAPFPVSDRDSILEITTSTAADGSVTRKLLEVPTYQPEVKGYVRVAQVEGYWKLVPKGDNQTEVTYQVHTEPGGSVPSWLANKFVVDAPFNTLKALKAHAEK; encoded by the coding sequence ATGGGTTCGCTGAAACGAATGGCTGTGTTGTGCGGTTTTACTGTTTTGTTTGCCGCCGCAGCGCAGGCTGAAGACTGGCAAACGGCCAAGGATGAAGACGGCATCAAAGTGTCTTTGAGTGAAATCGCCGGTTCCAAATACAAGGCGTATCGCGGTGTGACCGTGATCAAGGCGCCGCTGGCCAAGATTCAGGCCTTGCAGGAAGACGTGGCGGGCGCCTGTTCCTGGATCCACGAATGCAAGTCGCAAAAACTGCTCAAGCAGGAAGGTGACAAGAGCTGGACCTATACCCAGTTCAAGGCGCCGTTCCCGGTTTCGGATCGTGACTCGATCCTGGAAATCACCACCAGCACCGCAGCAGATGGCAGCGTGACCCGCAAACTGTTGGAAGTGCCGACCTACCAGCCGGAAGTGAAGGGCTATGTGCGTGTGGCCCAGGTCGAGGGCTACTGGAAACTGGTGCCCAAAGGCGACAACCAGACTGAAGTGACCTACCAAGTGCACACCGAACCTGGTGGCAGCGTGCCGTCGTGGTTGGCCAACAAGTTCGTGGTGGACGCGCCGTTCAATACCTTGAAAGCGCTCAAAGCACACGCTGAGAAGTAA
- a CDS encoding YkgJ family cysteine cluster protein, with the protein MKCREGCGACCIAPSISSPLPGMPQGKLAGERCLHLSVEQLCQLFGLPERPAVCSAFQADIEVCGNSQEEAIRLIGWWEQMTAA; encoded by the coding sequence ATGAAATGCCGTGAAGGCTGTGGCGCATGCTGCATTGCCCCATCCATCAGTTCACCGCTACCCGGTATGCCCCAGGGCAAACTGGCGGGCGAACGCTGTCTGCATCTGTCGGTCGAACAGCTGTGCCAACTGTTCGGGTTGCCGGAGAGGCCAGCGGTCTGCAGTGCGTTTCAGGCGGATATCGAGGTGTGTGGCAACAGCCAGGAAGAAGCGATCAGGTTGATCGGCTGGTGGGAGCAGATGACGGCGGCTTAG
- a CDS encoding translation initiation factor 2 translates to MTSTFPAALLICLLSLCNAGVVLAAPVSERAAAVSTEHKASVAKKTTLAPKKPVAKKAAPAKKRAPVASKSKSAHEVAQTKLPPARLDLSLPSDMVRHLQPLGTVPKPKNVPLLPPMFEEKPADNSAFQINGRLLSNEMKLQLRNEERREVEGAALDFEFKQ, encoded by the coding sequence ATGACATCTACTTTTCCTGCCGCGTTGTTGATTTGCCTGTTAAGCCTGTGCAACGCCGGCGTGGTGTTGGCGGCTCCGGTGAGCGAGCGAGCCGCTGCCGTCAGCACTGAACACAAGGCGTCGGTGGCGAAAAAAACCACCCTGGCCCCAAAAAAGCCGGTTGCCAAGAAAGCCGCCCCCGCGAAAAAACGTGCACCTGTCGCCAGCAAGTCCAAATCGGCCCATGAAGTGGCCCAGACCAAACTGCCGCCGGCGCGGCTGGACTTGAGCCTGCCGTCTGACATGGTCAGGCACTTACAGCCCCTAGGCACCGTGCCGAAGCCGAAGAATGTGCCCTTGTTGCCACCGATGTTCGAGGAAAAGCCCGCTGACAATAGCGCCTTCCAGATCAATGGGCGCTTGCTCAGCAATGAGATGAAGCTGCAACTGCGCAACGAAGAACGGCGCGAAGTGGAAGGTGCCGCGCTGGATTTCGAGTTCAAGCAATAA
- a CDS encoding PLP-dependent aminotransferase family protein, producing MTNLLLYQRIAQQLAEDIRRGVYQPGERVPSVRKMSSQLNVSHATVLQAYANLEDQGLIRARPQSGYYVHQTPALTAPTPDIARVERPGLVTRSSIIQQVLVESRREGVFPLGAAVPSVDYLPVRALHQQLAKVTRFQSPRAFSYMFSPGFEPLRRQVAIRMRDAGVVVDPSEVVITHGCVDALQMSLRVLTRPGDLIAAESPTYYGLLQLADLLGLKVIEIPSDPATGMSLEALQLAANQWSIKALVLTTRLSNPLGGTMPEERQKQLLRLASDFDIQIVEDDIYGELMFELGRTKALKAYDRLDRVIYCSSFSKTLSPGVRIGWMIAGKYQQEVQRLQMFSTHSACSVTQMGVAAYLENGGYDRHLRYIRQEYRKNLSAFQLAVQQYFPEGTQMTRPTGGFILWVSLPGRVNTQELHVRALQQGISIAPGLIFSNTEQFNHCIRLNCGTPWNREAERALMTLGMLASQLCQETAAGF from the coding sequence ATGACCAACCTTTTGCTCTATCAACGTATCGCTCAGCAACTGGCTGAGGATATTCGACGCGGTGTCTATCAACCGGGCGAGCGCGTGCCGTCGGTGCGCAAGATGAGCTCCCAGCTCAACGTCAGCCACGCCACGGTGTTGCAGGCTTACGCCAACCTGGAAGACCAAGGCCTGATTCGCGCACGGCCGCAGTCCGGGTACTACGTACACCAGACCCCGGCTCTGACCGCGCCAACGCCGGACATCGCCCGGGTCGAGCGTCCAGGGTTGGTTACCCGCAGCAGCATCATTCAACAAGTACTGGTGGAGTCGCGCCGCGAAGGCGTGTTCCCGTTGGGCGCTGCGGTGCCCAGTGTCGACTATCTGCCGGTACGGGCGTTGCACCAGCAACTGGCCAAGGTCACGCGCTTCCAGAGCCCACGGGCCTTCAGCTACATGTTCAGCCCCGGTTTCGAACCGCTGCGCCGCCAAGTGGCGATCCGCATGCGCGATGCCGGCGTGGTGGTCGACCCCAGCGAAGTGGTGATCACCCACGGCTGCGTCGACGCGTTGCAGATGTCGTTGCGGGTGCTGACGCGTCCCGGCGACCTGATCGCGGCCGAGTCGCCTACCTATTACGGTTTGCTGCAACTGGCCGACCTGCTTGGCCTCAAGGTCATCGAGATCCCCAGCGACCCGGCCACCGGCATGAGCCTGGAAGCCCTGCAACTGGCGGCCAACCAATGGTCGATCAAGGCGTTGGTACTGACAACGCGCTTGAGCAATCCCCTGGGCGGCACCATGCCTGAGGAACGGCAAAAGCAGCTGCTGCGCCTGGCGTCGGACTTCGATATCCAGATTGTCGAAGACGATATCTACGGTGAACTGATGTTCGAGCTGGGCCGAACAAAGGCCCTGAAAGCCTATGACCGCCTGGATCGGGTGATCTATTGCTCGAGTTTCTCCAAGACCCTGTCTCCGGGGGTGCGTATCGGCTGGATGATCGCCGGCAAGTACCAACAGGAGGTCCAGCGTCTGCAAATGTTCAGCACGCATTCGGCCTGCAGCGTCACCCAGATGGGCGTCGCGGCGTACCTGGAAAATGGCGGTTATGACCGGCATTTGCGCTATATCCGTCAGGAGTACCGCAAGAACCTCAGTGCCTTCCAATTGGCGGTGCAACAGTATTTTCCCGAAGGCACGCAGATGACCCGGCCGACCGGTGGCTTCATCTTGTGGGTCAGTTTGCCGGGACGGGTCAATACCCAGGAACTGCACGTGCGTGCGTTGCAGCAGGGCATCAGCATTGCGCCAGGGCTGATCTTCAGTAACACGGAACAGTTCAACCACTGTATTCGGCTTAACTGCGGCACCCCATGGAATCGCGAGGCGGAGCGGGCGTTGATGACCCTGGGCATGCTGGCCAGCCAGTTATGCCAGGAAACAGCGGCAGGTTTTTGA
- a CDS encoding OmpA family protein, whose protein sequence is MSPMIRGLSSVLLLGSVAMGGCASHPNSDAALQQASSDFQKVKEDSNVLRIAPKDVIRAGESLARADRFSSYLGSGADVEHYAYLSQRYSAIAREHTEQVLNEERGAKLELERQRLQLALREAKLLSVQQQGKWLEEQIINLATTQTDRGLVMTLGDMLFDTGDAELKSSANRTVLKIVQFLQLNPKRVVRIEGYADNTGGEQENLKLSRDRAQAVADVLVDLGIDEKRIQVEGYGDQYPVEVNASERGRAQNRRVEIVFSDEKGQLGAAR, encoded by the coding sequence ATGAGCCCGATGATTCGCGGTTTGAGCAGTGTGCTGCTGCTGGGCAGTGTGGCGATGGGCGGTTGTGCCAGCCATCCCAACAGCGATGCCGCCTTGCAACAGGCCAGCAGCGACTTCCAGAAGGTCAAGGAAGACTCCAACGTGCTGCGCATCGCGCCCAAGGACGTGATTCGTGCCGGAGAGTCCCTGGCCCGTGCCGATCGTTTTTCCAGCTACCTGGGCAGCGGTGCCGACGTAGAGCATTACGCCTACCTCAGCCAGCGCTACAGCGCGATTGCCCGAGAGCATACCGAGCAAGTGCTTAACGAAGAACGTGGCGCCAAGCTCGAACTGGAGCGCCAGCGCCTGCAACTGGCTCTGCGTGAGGCCAAGTTGCTGAGCGTGCAGCAACAGGGCAAGTGGCTTGAGGAACAGATCATCAACCTGGCGACCACCCAGACTGATCGTGGCCTGGTGATGACCCTTGGGGACATGCTGTTCGACACCGGTGACGCAGAGCTGAAAAGCTCGGCCAACCGCACGGTGTTGAAGATCGTCCAGTTCCTGCAACTGAATCCCAAGCGCGTGGTGCGCATTGAGGGTTACGCCGACAATACTGGCGGTGAGCAGGAAAACCTCAAGCTGTCCCGGGACCGTGCCCAAGCCGTGGCCGATGTACTGGTGGACCTGGGAATTGATGAAAAACGCATCCAGGTGGAAGGTTATGGCGACCAGTATCCGGTGGAGGTGAATGCTTCCGAGCGGGGGCGTGCGCAGAATCGTCGGGTGGAGATTGTGTTCTCCGATGAGAAGGGCCAGTTGGGCGCCGCGCGATAA
- a CDS encoding DUF4398 domain-containing protein: protein MTIRPLFAALAVVALAGCAADPAPNEQMRLTRQALEQATAVGAIADDSPELKLAEGKLAQAKADMADESYKDARMQAEQAELDARLAEARVLTQKSQEKLNVLNTRITRLRKQLQLGDAQ from the coding sequence GTGACTATTCGACCTCTTTTCGCGGCCCTCGCCGTTGTAGCTTTGGCGGGATGTGCAGCCGATCCAGCGCCGAATGAACAAATGCGCCTGACCCGGCAAGCCTTGGAGCAAGCCACTGCCGTGGGCGCCATCGCCGACGACTCGCCTGAGTTGAAACTGGCCGAAGGCAAACTCGCCCAGGCCAAGGCTGACATGGCTGATGAGTCCTACAAGGATGCCCGCATGCAGGCCGAGCAGGCCGAACTGGACGCTCGTCTGGCGGAAGCGCGGGTCCTGACCCAGAAGAGTCAGGAAAAACTGAATGTGCTCAACACCCGCATTACCCGCCTGCGCAAGCAGCTGCAGTTGGGAGACGCCCAATGA
- a CDS encoding ABC transporter substrate-binding protein — MELRPWTVLLSLLLLPTLSLAAGKCERLVVTGSPDAPPYLWRDPQDPTHLIGASADLLQQVGKDLGLKIDLLYGGKRSLALDEVRSGRMDILADAPLTTRELESLDYIHPALVQTDYLVWTRKDSALVYNAAADLHGYKGAVSQRARLSRDFEAFATEQLTLQRTPTVTPAFQKLLLGEVDYVVAGRYSGMAMAQSLGMDKDLVARELPIDQPGLFLAISHNSACNDPWLRGQLAKKMTELPASGLAQTALQSNLQRWKAQLQQPVGTPTK, encoded by the coding sequence ATGGAATTGCGTCCCTGGACCGTACTGCTGAGCCTGTTGCTCTTGCCAACCTTGTCCCTTGCCGCTGGCAAGTGCGAGCGTCTGGTGGTGACCGGTAGCCCGGACGCACCGCCCTACCTGTGGCGTGATCCCCAAGACCCTACGCACCTGATCGGCGCCAGTGCCGACCTCTTGCAACAGGTCGGCAAGGACCTGGGTTTGAAAATCGACCTGTTGTACGGTGGCAAGCGCTCCCTGGCCCTGGACGAAGTGCGCAGCGGGCGCATGGACATCCTGGCCGATGCGCCACTGACCACCCGTGAGCTAGAAAGCCTGGACTACATTCACCCGGCGCTGGTGCAAACCGACTACCTGGTGTGGACCCGCAAGGATTCAGCGCTGGTCTACAACGCGGCCGCCGACCTACACGGGTACAAGGGCGCAGTCTCGCAAAGGGCACGTTTGAGTCGTGACTTTGAAGCCTTCGCCACTGAGCAGTTGACCTTGCAGCGCACGCCAACCGTGACTCCGGCCTTCCAGAAGTTGTTGCTTGGCGAAGTGGACTACGTAGTCGCAGGGCGCTACTCCGGCATGGCCATGGCCCAGAGCCTGGGCATGGACAAGGACTTGGTGGCTCGGGAGCTGCCCATTGATCAGCCGGGTCTGTTCCTCGCCATTTCCCACAACTCGGCCTGCAACGATCCGTGGTTGCGCGGACAGCTCGCCAAAAAGATGACAGAATTGCCCGCGTCCGGTCTGGCGCAAACTGCGCTGCAGAGCAATCTGCAACGCTGGAAGGCGCAATTGCAGCAACCCGTCGGTACCCCAACAAAGTAG
- a CDS encoding electron transfer flavoprotein subunit alpha/FixB family protein — protein sequence MTILVIAEHDNKVVAPATLNTVAAAAKIGGDIHVLVAGQNVGAVAEAAAKIAGVSKVLVADNAAYAHQLPENVAPLVAELGAGYSHILAAATSNGKNILPRVAAQLDVDQISEIISVESADTFKRPIYAGNAIATVQSTASVKVITVRATGFDPVAAEGGSAAVEAVAAVHDAGTSSFVGEELAKSDRPELTAAKIVVSGGRGMQNGDNFKHLYALADKLGAAVGASRAAVDAGFVPNDMQVGQTGKIVAPQLYIAVGISGAIQHLAGMKDSKVIVAINKDEEAPIFQVADYGLVADLFEAVPEFEKLV from the coding sequence ATGACTATCTTGGTAATCGCTGAACACGACAACAAGGTTGTGGCTCCGGCCACCCTTAACACCGTGGCTGCCGCTGCGAAAATCGGTGGCGACATCCATGTGCTGGTCGCTGGCCAGAACGTTGGCGCCGTGGCTGAAGCCGCTGCAAAAATCGCTGGCGTGAGCAAAGTATTGGTAGCCGACAACGCTGCCTACGCTCACCAACTGCCGGAAAACGTTGCTCCTCTGGTTGCCGAGCTGGGGGCTGGCTACAGCCACATCCTGGCTGCTGCTACCTCCAACGGCAAAAACATCCTGCCGCGCGTTGCTGCGCAACTGGACGTTGACCAGATCTCCGAGATCATCTCGGTAGAAAGCGCCGACACCTTCAAGCGCCCGATCTATGCCGGTAACGCCATTGCTACCGTGCAGTCCACTGCGTCGGTAAAAGTCATCACCGTACGTGCTACCGGTTTCGACCCGGTTGCCGCCGAAGGTGGTTCGGCTGCCGTTGAAGCTGTTGCGGCTGTCCACGACGCTGGCACCTCCAGCTTCGTTGGCGAAGAGCTGGCCAAGTCCGATCGTCCAGAACTGACCGCTGCCAAGATCGTCGTTTCCGGCGGCCGTGGCATGCAGAACGGCGACAACTTCAAGCACCTGTACGCCCTGGCCGACAAGCTGGGAGCTGCCGTCGGTGCTTCCCGCGCTGCCGTCGACGCAGGCTTCGTACCCAACGATATGCAGGTCGGCCAGACCGGCAAGATCGTTGCGCCACAGCTGTACATCGCCGTCGGTATCTCCGGCGCGATCCAGCACTTGGCCGGTATGAAAGACTCCAAAGTGATCGTCGCGATCAACAAGGACGAAGAAGCACCGATCTTCCAGGTGGCTGATTACGGCCTGGTCGCGGACTTGTTCGAAGCCGTACCTGAGTTTGAGAAGCTGGTCTAA
- a CDS encoding electron transfer flavoprotein subunit beta/FixA family protein: MKVLVAVKRVVDYNVKVRVKADNSGVDLANVKMSMNPFCEIAVEEAVRLKEKGVATEIVVVSIGPTTAQEQLRTALALGADRAILVESAEELTSLAVAKLLKAVVDKEQPSLVILGKQAIDSDNNQTGQMLAALTGYGQGTFASKVEVSGDKVAVTREIDGGAQTVSLKLPAIVTTDLRLNEPRYASLPNIMKAKKKPLEVLTPDALGVSTASTNKTLKVEAPAARSAGIKVKSVAELVEKLKNEAKVI, from the coding sequence ATGAAGGTTCTTGTAGCTGTCAAACGCGTTGTCGATTACAACGTGAAAGTTCGCGTCAAGGCGGACAATTCCGGCGTCGACCTCGCTAACGTCAAGATGTCGATGAACCCTTTCTGCGAAATCGCCGTGGAAGAAGCGGTACGTCTGAAAGAGAAAGGCGTAGCGACTGAAATCGTCGTCGTCTCCATCGGTCCGACCACTGCTCAAGAGCAGCTGCGTACCGCGCTGGCGCTGGGTGCCGATCGCGCCATCCTCGTCGAATCCGCTGAAGAGCTGACTTCCCTGGCCGTTGCCAAACTGTTGAAAGCCGTTGTCGACAAGGAACAGCCTTCGCTGGTGATCCTCGGCAAACAGGCCATCGACAGCGACAACAACCAGACTGGCCAGATGCTGGCTGCACTGACCGGTTACGGCCAGGGCACCTTCGCCTCGAAAGTCGAAGTGAGCGGCGACAAGGTTGCCGTGACCCGCGAAATCGACGGCGGCGCACAGACGGTTTCCCTGAAACTGCCGGCCATCGTCACCACCGACCTGCGTTTGAACGAGCCGCGCTACGCGTCCCTGCCAAACATCATGAAAGCCAAGAAGAAGCCTCTCGAAGTGCTGACTCCGGACGCTTTGGGCGTTTCCACTGCCTCCACCAACAAAACCCTGAAAGTCGAAGCGCCAGCTGCACGCAGCGCGGGTATCAAGGTCAAGTCGGTGGCTGAACTGGTCGAGAAACTGAAAAACGAAGCGAAGGTAATCTAA
- a CDS encoding electron transfer flavoprotein-ubiquinone oxidoreductase → MEREYMEFDVVIVGAGPAGLSAACRLKQKAAEAGKEISVCVVEKGSEVGAHILSGAVFEPRALNELFPDWKELGAPLNTPVVRDDIYVLRSPEASTKVPDFFVPKTMHNEGNYIISLGNLCRWLAQQAENLGVEIYPGFAAQEALFDENGVVRGIITGDLGVDREGNPKEGLYTPGMELRGKYTLFAEGCRGHIGKQLIQRFNLDSDADAQHYGIGLKEIWEIDPSKHQPGLVVHTAGWPLDIMSAENTGGSFLYHLENNQVVVGLIVDLSYSNTFLSPFDEFQRLKHHPVLAQYLEGGKRISYGARAICKGGLNSLPKMVFKGGALIGCDLGTLNFAKIKGSHTAMKSGMLAAEAVADRLFAESEGGDELTAYVDSFKKSWLYDELFASRNFGPAMHKFGPIIGAGFNWFDQNILGGKMPFTLHDTKPDYACLKLAKDSQKIDYPKPDGKLSFDKLSSVFISGTNHEEEQPCHLKLKDPSIPIGTNLPLYDEPAQRYCPAGVYEVVTKEDGEKRFQINAQNCVHCKTCDIKDPSQNITWVTPEGAGGPTYPNM, encoded by the coding sequence GTGGAACGCGAATACATGGAATTCGACGTGGTCATCGTCGGCGCTGGCCCGGCGGGCCTGTCTGCCGCCTGCCGACTGAAGCAGAAGGCCGCCGAAGCCGGTAAGGAAATCAGCGTCTGCGTGGTCGAAAAAGGCTCCGAAGTCGGCGCTCACATCCTCTCCGGTGCCGTGTTTGAACCACGTGCCCTGAACGAATTGTTCCCGGACTGGAAAGAACTCGGCGCACCGCTCAACACTCCCGTGGTGCGTGATGACATCTATGTCTTGCGCAGCCCCGAGGCTTCCACCAAGGTTCCTGACTTCTTTGTGCCCAAGACCATGCACAACGAAGGCAACTACATCATTTCCCTGGGCAACCTGTGCCGCTGGCTCGCCCAGCAGGCCGAGAACCTGGGTGTGGAAATCTACCCGGGCTTCGCCGCCCAGGAAGCGCTGTTCGACGAGAACGGCGTAGTACGCGGGATCATCACCGGTGACCTCGGCGTCGACCGCGAAGGTAACCCGAAAGAAGGCCTCTACACTCCAGGCATGGAACTGCGTGGCAAATACACACTGTTCGCCGAAGGCTGCCGCGGGCATATCGGCAAGCAACTGATCCAGCGTTTCAATCTGGACAGCGACGCCGACGCCCAGCACTACGGCATCGGCCTGAAGGAAATCTGGGAAATCGACCCGTCCAAGCATCAGCCAGGTCTGGTGGTACACACCGCCGGTTGGCCGCTGGACATCATGAGCGCCGAGAACACCGGTGGCTCGTTCCTCTATCACCTGGAAAACAACCAGGTGGTGGTCGGCCTGATCGTCGATCTGTCCTACAGCAACACCTTCCTGTCGCCGTTCGACGAGTTCCAGCGCCTCAAACATCACCCGGTGCTGGCCCAGTACCTGGAAGGCGGCAAGCGCATCAGCTACGGCGCCCGTGCTATCTGCAAGGGCGGCCTGAACTCGCTGCCGAAAATGGTGTTCAAGGGCGGCGCGCTGATCGGTTGCGACCTGGGCACCCTGAACTTCGCCAAGATCAAAGGCAGCCACACGGCCATGAAGTCCGGCATGCTTGCGGCCGAGGCTGTGGCTGATCGTCTGTTCGCCGAGTCCGAAGGCGGCGACGAACTGACCGCTTACGTCGACAGCTTCAAGAAGAGCTGGCTCTACGACGAACTGTTCGCCAGCCGTAACTTCGGCCCGGCGATGCACAAGTTCGGCCCGATCATCGGTGCCGGCTTCAACTGGTTCGACCAGAACATCCTCGGCGGCAAAATGCCGTTCACCCTGCACGACACCAAGCCGGACTACGCCTGCCTCAAGCTGGCCAAAGACAGCCAGAAGATCGACTACCCGAAACCCGACGGCAAGCTGAGCTTCGACAAACTGAGCTCGGTGTTCATCTCTGGCACCAACCACGAAGAAGAACAACCGTGCCACTTGAAGTTGAAAGACCCAAGCATCCCGATCGGCACCAACCTGCCGCTCTACGATGAACCGGCGCAGCGCTACTGCCCGGCTGGCGTGTATGAAGTGGTCACCAAGGAAGACGGCGAGAAGCGCTTCCAGATCAACGCCCAGAACTGCGTGCACTGCAAGACCTGTGACATCAAGGACCCTTCGCAGAACATCACCTGGGTCACACCGGAAGGTGCGGGCGGGCCGACTTACCCGAACATGTAA
- a CDS encoding AraC family transcriptional regulator, whose translation MLLTRHLDANAALVALIEPLTPCDGFSPTNLPGVQVLRASCDVARGPQIYEPSLMIVAQGSKVAYLGPRTLEYGAGHYLIQAMPVPFECETFAMPNAPLLGVTVGIDRVVLGELVMAMGIKPGPPPAAQTLESMSSVVLDDAMRGCVERLLQCLHDPLESRIMGPARVRELLFTALRGPQADVLRALVEQQGQFSRVATSLNHLHAHYAEPLNIETLAGYANMSASTFHEHFKRCTLLSPVQYLKRLRLLKAQQLLLVEGMGVAQAAHSVGYQSTSQFSREYKRYFERSPGDERAA comes from the coding sequence ATGTTGTTGACCCGTCATCTCGACGCCAATGCTGCGTTGGTCGCCTTGATCGAACCGCTGACACCCTGCGACGGTTTCTCACCCACGAACCTGCCCGGCGTGCAGGTGTTGCGCGCCAGTTGTGATGTGGCGCGGGGGCCGCAGATCTACGAGCCGAGCCTGATGATCGTCGCCCAGGGCAGCAAGGTCGCGTACCTCGGCCCGCGCACTCTGGAATATGGCGCCGGGCACTATCTGATCCAGGCGATGCCGGTGCCCTTCGAGTGCGAGACTTTTGCCATGCCCAATGCGCCGCTGTTGGGCGTCACCGTGGGCATTGACCGGGTGGTGCTGGGGGAATTGGTGATGGCCATGGGCATCAAGCCTGGGCCACCGCCGGCGGCGCAAACCCTGGAGTCGATGAGCTCGGTGGTGCTCGATGACGCCATGCGCGGTTGTGTTGAGCGGTTGTTGCAGTGCCTGCATGATCCGCTGGAGAGCCGGATCATGGGCCCGGCGCGGGTGCGGGAATTGCTGTTCACCGCCTTGCGTGGCCCTCAGGCCGATGTGTTGCGGGCGTTGGTGGAGCAGCAGGGGCAGTTTTCCCGGGTGGCCACCTCGTTGAATCACCTGCATGCCCATTACGCCGAGCCGCTGAATATCGAGACCCTGGCGGGGTACGCCAATATGAGCGCGTCCACCTTCCATGAGCATTTCAAGCGCTGCACGCTGCTGTCGCCGGTGCAGTACCTCAAGCGCTTACGCTTGCTCAAGGCCCAGCAGTTGTTGCTGGTCGAAGGCATGGGCGTGGCGCAGGCGGCGCACAGTGTGGGGTATCAGAGTACGTCGCAGTTCAGCCGGGAATATAAGCGCTACTTCGAACGTAGCCCCGGGGACGAGCGGGCTGCATAA
- a CDS encoding NAD(P)-dependent alcohol dehydrogenase, protein MYTAIGYAAQSATTPLAPMSFERRSPRADDVAIEILYCGVCHSDIHQARNEWGIAVYPLMPGHEIVGKVTAVGASVTAHKVGDLVGVGCMVDSCRHCDACHADLEQYCLEGPTMTYATPDRVDGSNTMGGYSDSIVVSEHFVVKIPAKLDLASAAPILCAGVTMYSPIKHYGIKAGDKVGVLGMGGLGHMGIKLAKAIGAEVTLFTRSASKAEEGRRQGADHVIVSTDEAQMQAAAGHFDFLLDTIPVQHDLNPYLDVLRFDGVHILVGLIEPVDPPVNAAKLILGRKVLAGSLIGGIAETQEVLDFCAEHGISCDIEMLDIRNINEAYTRMIAGDVKYRFVIDMATLKA, encoded by the coding sequence ATGTACACCGCCATCGGTTACGCCGCCCAATCGGCCACCACTCCCCTCGCCCCGATGTCCTTCGAACGTCGCAGCCCGCGCGCCGACGACGTGGCGATCGAAATCCTCTACTGCGGCGTCTGCCACTCCGACATCCACCAGGCACGCAACGAATGGGGTATCGCCGTGTACCCGCTGATGCCGGGCCACGAGATCGTCGGCAAGGTCACAGCTGTCGGCGCCAGCGTCACCGCACATAAAGTCGGCGACCTGGTCGGTGTTGGCTGCATGGTCGACTCGTGCCGCCATTGCGACGCCTGCCACGCGGACCTGGAGCAATACTGCCTCGAAGGCCCGACCATGACCTACGCCACTCCGGACCGAGTGGACGGCAGCAACACCATGGGCGGCTACTCCGACAGCATCGTGGTCAGCGAACACTTTGTAGTGAAGATCCCGGCCAAGCTCGACCTGGCCAGCGCAGCGCCAATCCTCTGCGCCGGCGTCACCATGTACTCGCCGATCAAGCACTACGGGATCAAGGCCGGTGACAAGGTGGGCGTGCTGGGCATGGGTGGTCTCGGCCACATGGGCATCAAGCTGGCCAAGGCCATCGGCGCCGAAGTCACGCTGTTTACCCGCTCCGCCAGCAAGGCTGAAGAAGGCCGTCGCCAGGGCGCCGATCACGTGATCGTGTCCACCGACGAGGCGCAGATGCAAGCCGCAGCCGGGCATTTCGACTTCCTGCTGGACACCATTCCGGTGCAGCACGACCTCAACCCCTACCTCGACGTGTTGCGCTTTGACGGCGTGCATATTCTGGTAGGTTTGATTGAACCCGTGGACCCGCCCGTCAACGCCGCCAAGCTTATCCTGGGCCGTAAAGTGCTGGCCGGTTCGTTGATCGGTGGCATTGCCGAAACCCAGGAAGTCCTGGATTTCTGCGCCGAACACGGCATCAGCTGCGACATAGAAATGCTCGACATCCGCAACATCAACGAAGCCTACACCCGCATGATCGCGGGCGATGTGAAGTACCGCTTCGTGATCGACATGGCGACCTTGAAGGCCTAA